From one Nothobranchius furzeri strain GRZ-AD chromosome 2, NfurGRZ-RIMD1, whole genome shotgun sequence genomic stretch:
- the LOC139062751 gene encoding cytochrome P450 2K1-like, with protein MAALDLFLQTFSPASLLTSVLLLLLVCLYVLPTFSSQKQKPGPPGPKPLPIVGNLLQLDLKRPDKTFLEFSKKYGSVFMVYMGQRKVVILSGYKTVKEALVNYAEEFEEREVPALIKDVHLNHGIVFENGDSWREMRRFALMNLKDFGMGKKACEDKITEECRFLLQEIHKFQGEAFDTNQVINYAVSNIISSMVYGSRFDYDDPDFRTIVTQTNKSITLLGSQAIKLYNFFPRIGIFLLSARKQICNIFAANNKHHSKLLRRLKETINPQMCRGVADAFLIRQQQIQESGNTNSHFHDVNLLVTIQNLFSAGTDTTATTLRWALLLMAKYPQMQDQVQEELNRVLGGRQVLVKDRLNLPFTNAVVHETQRFANIAPLSVAHRTSKDVTFQGHFIKKGTPVFPLLTSVLQDESEWEKPDMFYPAHFLDKDGKFLKRDAFLPFSAGRRMCPGESLAKMELFIFFSTLLQHFRFTPPPGVPEDKLDLNPIVGGTLSPQPHKLCAVRRV; from the exons ATGGCAGCACTGGACCTTTTTCTCCAGACCTTCAGTCCCGCCTCACTTTTAACTTCTGTGCTGCTTTTGCTGCTCGTCTGTCTCTACGTTTTGCCcacattcagctctcagaaacaGAAACCAGGACCTCCAGGACCAAAACCGCTCCCCATCGTGGGCAACCTGCTACAGCTGGATCTCAAGAGACCTGATAAAACCTTCCTGGAG TTTTCCAAGAAGTATGGATCTGTGTTTATGGTCTACATGGGACAAAGGAAAGTGGTGATTCTGTCAGGATACAAGACCGTTAAAGAGGCCCTGGTCAACTATGCTGAAGAGTTTGAAGAGCGGGAAGTACCAGCTTTGATTAAAGATGTTCATCTAAATCATG GCATCGTTTTTGAAAACGGGGACTCCTGGAGAGAGATGCGCCGCTTTGCTTTGATGAACCTGAAAGACTTTGGGATGGGAAAGAAAGCGTGTGAGGACAAAATCACTGAGGAATGTCGGTTCCTTCTTCAGGAGATTCACAAGTTCCAAG GTGAAGCATTTGATACGAACCAAGTCATAAACTACGCCGTCTCTAATATCATCAGCTCCATGGTTTATGGCAGTAGGTTCGACTACGACGACCCAGATTTTAGAACCATCGTCACTCAAACAAACAAAAGCATCACTCTTCTAGGGTCACAAGCAATAAAG CTGTACAACTTTTTTCCGAGGATCGGCATTTTCCTGCTCTCTGCAAGGAAGCAAATATGCAACATCTTCGCCGCCAACAACAAGCATCACTCAAAGCTCCTGAGACGTTTGAAAGAGACCATAAATCCACAGATGTGCAGAGGCGTGGCTGATGCCTTCCTGATCCGTCAGCAGCAGATCCAG GAATCTGGAAACACCAACAGTCACTTCCATGATGTAAACCTCCTGGTGACCATCCAGAACCTATTTTCTGCTGGAACggacacaacagcaacaacaCTGAGATGGGCGCTTCTCCTGATGGCCAAATATCCCCAAATGCAAG ACCAGGTCCAAGAGGAGCTGAACAGAGTCTTGGGCGGTCGTCAGGTGTTGGTCAAAGACCGACTCAACCTGCCATTCACCAACGCCGTGGTCCATGAGACACAGAGATTCGCCAACATCGCTCCGCTGTCCGTTGCTCACAGAACGAGCAAAGACGTCACCTTCCAGGGTCATTTTATTAAAAAG GGAACACCGGTGTTTCCTCTCTTGACATCCGTTCTGCAGGATGAGAGTGAATGGGAGAAGCCAGACATGTTTTATCCCGCTCACTTCCTGGACAAAGATGGAAAGTTCCTCAAGCGTGACGCGTTCCtaccattttctgcag GTCGCAGGATGTGTCCAGGAGAAAGTCTGGCAAAGATGGAGCTCTTCATCTTCTTCTCCACCCTCCTGCAACACTTCCGCTTCACCCCTCCACCTGGAGTTCCAGAGGACAAACTGGACCTGAATCCCATAGTTGGTGGGACTCTCAGCCCTCAGCCTCATAAACTGTGTGCTGTCAGGCGGGTGTGA
- the LOC107377476 gene encoding cytochrome P450 2K1, with product MAVLGLLLQSYSVSLLVVLVVLLLTYLLTSPSFIVTKHRKEPPGPTPLPILGNLLQVDLKRPYHTLLEFSKKYGSVFTVYLGLKKVVVLAGYKTVKEALVGREEEFGDRDFLQIVKEFTNGHGVLWANGDSWREMRRFTLTNLRDFGMGRKTCEDKIIEECQFLSDVLSKYKGEALDTMLPLNYAVSNIICSMAYGCRFEYDDQEFTSLVDRTNTHIRLTASPSIVVYNLYPWLFKWVSKRKEILGLVAANKQQNFAMFRRLKETLNPQMCRGIVDAFLVRKQHLEESGVKNSHFHNENLLMTITNLFTAGTETTSTTLRWALLLMAKYPKTQDQIQEEVKRVVGDRQVQVADRKFLPFTEAVIHETQRLVSILPASLPHRTNKDFYFHGYFIKKGTTVYPLLTSVLHDPTEWEKPHTFHPAHFLDKEGKFVKRDAFMPFSAGRRICLGESLARMELFIFFTTLLQRFRFTPPPGVSEEGLDLTPCGGINLNPSPHKLCAISRM from the exons ATGGCTGTTTTAGGCCTTCTGCTCCAGTCCTACTCGGTCTCCCTGCTGGTGGTTCTGGTGGTTCTCCTGCTGACATATCTCCTGACTTCTCCCAGCTTCATTGTCACCAAACACAGGAAGGAGCCACCAGGACCGACACCACTCCCGATTCTCGGGAACCTTCTGCAGGTCGACCTGAAGAGGCCATACCACACGCTGCTGGAG TTTTCCAAGAAGTATGGATCCGTCTTCACCGTCTACCTCGGACTCAAGAAGGTGGTGGTTCTGGCAGGATACAAAACGGTGAAGGAGGCTCTCGTTGGCCGGGAGGAGGAGTTTGGAGACAGAGATTTCTTACAGATTGTTAAAGAATTTACCAACGGACATG GAGTTCTGTGGGCCAACGGAGACTCGTGGAGAGAAATGAGACGTTTTACTTTGACCAACCTCCGAGACTTTGGGATGGGGAGGAAGACATGTGAAGACAAGATCATTGAGGAATGTCAGTTCCTCAGTGATGTGTTAAGTAAATATAAAG GAGAAGCTTTAGACACAATGCTGCCTCTGAACTACGCCGTGTCCAACATCATCTGCTCCATGGCCTACGGCTGCAGGTTTGAATACGATGATCAAGAGTTTACGTCTTTGGTGGATCGAACCAACACACACATCCGTCTCACCGCATCTCCTTCCATCGTG GTTTACAATTTGTACCCATGGCTTTTTAAATGGGTTTCCAAAAGGAAGGAAATCCTGGGGCTCGTTGCCGCCAACAAGCAGCAGAACTTTGCCATGTTCCGTCGGTTAAAGGAGACGCTGAACCCACAGATGTGCAGAGGGATCGTGGACGCTTTTCTGGTCCGCAAACAACATCTGGAG GAATCTGGGGTTAAAAACAGTCACTTCCACAATGAAAACCTGTTAATGACTATCACGAACCTGTTCACTGCTGGAACAGAAACAACATCCACCACACTGAGATGGGCACTTCTCCTCATGGCCAAGTATCCAAAGACACAAG ACCAGATCCAGGAGGAGGTGAAGAGGGTTGTAGGAGACCGGCAGGTGCAGGTAGCTGACAGGAAGTTCTTGCCGTTCACTGAGGCCGTCATCCACGAGACACAAAGACTGGTCAGCATCCTCCCTGCTTCGCTTCCTCACAGAACCAACAAAGATTTCTACTTCCACGGTTACTTCATCAAGAAG GGAACCACCGTTTATCCTCTCCTGACTTCCGTCCTGCACGATCCCACTGAGTGGGAGAAACCACACACCTTCCATCCCGCTCACTTCCTGGACAAAGAGGGAAAATTTGTCAAGCGAGACGCCTTCATGCCCTTTTCCGCTG GTCGTAGGATTTGTCTGGGAGAGAGTCTGGCCAGGATGGAGCTCTTCATCTTCTTCACCACCCTCCTGCAGCGTTTCAGATTTACTCCTCCTCCTGGAGTTTCAGAAGAGGGCCTGGATCTGACTCCTTGTGGTGGGATTAATCTCAACCCTTCACCTCACAAACTGTGTGCCATTTCTCGTATGTGA